The genomic window ATAGAATAAAAGCTTTTAAAAGCTATATAAAAAAAGCCAAACTCAATAGTGATGTTTGGCTTTTTCCGTTTTGATTGATTGATGAAATTTTAGTTTAGTTCTTTTTTGTTTTTATTACAATTACACCATTTTTCCCTTTGTCTCCATATTTTTCTGTGGCAGATTTATCTTTCAGAACTGTTACGGATTCAATTTGTTTAGGATTTAAATCCCTAATTTTTTCTTTCGTAACCTCTTTGCCATCAATAATAAATAAAGGGTTTTCGCCATTATCATCTGAAAAGAAAACATTGTTCTTGTCGTCATTAATTTCAATGATGTAGCTTTCGTCTTTATTGTCGGTTTTTGTAACCCAAACATTCTTGTTGTTTTTTTCTTCTACAATAACTTCAACATCATCATTAGAATCTGTTTTAATTTTTTTGCCATTTACTATAATGATTTCATCTTCAGAATTACCATCATCTTCTATAATGACTTCAACGTTTTTGTCACCTTCAGAAATAACTTCAAAAGTCTTGGACTTTTTTATGGTTTTGCCATTACTACCTTCATCAATTACCATATATAAGGTATCACCACTTTTGGTGTTTGTTTTTTCTTTAGATATAACAAACACATTATTGCCTTTACCTGTTTTATGAATTTTGTGTTTGCCTCCATTTTCTGTTTCGATAATATAGGAATGGGTTTTGTGCTTTGTTTTCCCATTGCCAATAGATATATTATTTGTTTCTTGATCAAAAACAATCTTTATTGGTTCAATAGCTTCGTCATCTGAGCTAATTTGATAATTGGTATTAGAGTTTTTAGACTTTGCTTCAATTTTAATAGCTCTTATTTCTCCATTCTTAGTGCGCTTTACACCTTTGAATTTTATTGTAATACCTACATTTTTAAACTTTTCTTTTATATTATCTAATTCAGAATCCGTAGTATTTTTGGTAATGATAAATTCAATGATTTTTTTTGAAGCCTCAGTTTTCTTAGAATTGTTTTCTTCTGTTTTATGGATTTTTTCAGAGTGAAGTTTCTCATTTTGCATACCAAGAGATTTCATTTTAGAGATGGCTCTTTTTTGTAATGCTTTATAGTCTGATTCGTTTTGTTTCTTATCAACATCAAAATGAAAAGTAGCACCATGAGGACGTCCTACATAGCCAGCATAGTCATCAAAAAATTCTTTGTAAATAATAAAATCTTCAATTGGAGTTTCTGCATTTCCACCTCCATAACTGTGGTTATAGAATTTTACAAAAACATCTATTAGTTCGTTGTTAGAATTTCGCTTTATTTGGCTAAACTCCAGTGATCCACCTTTGTCTTCAATAGCTTTAGACATGGTTTTTAGCTCAGTGTCTGTGGTGTTTCTAGTCACTAAAAATTCAATAGTTTCTTTAGAATTTTGGATAGTAGTAGTGTTATCTACATAGACTTTTTCGGTATTCGTGCTCATTAATAAACCTGCTAAAAGCGGTAAAACCAATAAGTACCTCCATTGTTTTTTGTGATTTGATTTAGATTTGTGTAACATAATGATTCGTTTTTTGATTTGTGAATTGTAAAAATTATTTGATAATGAAATGTTAGCATTTTTAACACTAGTTTTTAGTAATAAATGCTGGTATGCTTTTTCGTTCTGGGAAGTAGCTTGAGTTTCGTTATCTGCTATATATTCAAGGTTTTGACGAATCTCTTTTTTATAAAGCCATATCAGTGGATTAAACCAAAAGATAACACAAGCCAATTGGGAAAAAATAATGTCTAATGAGTGCATCTGGTTGACATGAACTTTCTCGTGCATCAGTATAAGTTCCAATTCATCTTTGGTGTAGTTTTTAGGATTGAAGACAATCCACTTAAAGAATGAAAAGGGTGAAATTTTGTGATTTACGATAACGTATGTATATGTGCCTTCTTTGTTTTTTGGGTTTTTTAATAGCAGCCAAATTAAAGAGCCAAACTGAAATATAAATTGAAGAAATAAAACACTTAATCCTATAATGTAAATTATCGGTAATAATGAGGTCCATTGGAATGTACTTTCAGTACTAGCATCAGTAGTAGTATTTGGTGCTATGTCGTTAACCTGAAAAACAATATCTGGCGAAACAATAGTGTCTACTGAAACATAAATAGGAATAATTACAAGCGGAAATACTAATGCTAAAATTAGACCGATAAATAAAAACCAGCGGTTATGATTAAAAAACGTTTCTCGTTTTAATAGTAACTGAAAACATATATAGAATATGCAAATTACAGATGATGCTTTTAATAGATATTCCATGATTACTTTTTCTTTTCTATAATTTCAATAATCTCCTTTAGCTCTTCAACACTAATTTTTTCCTCTTTCGCAAAAAAGGATACGACGTTTTTATAAGAACTGTTGAAGTAGTTTTCAATAGCAGTATTCATAAAACGTTTTTTATAATCTTCCTTAGATACTATAGGGTAATACTGATGTGTTTTTCCGTAGGCATTATAACTTACATACCCTTTTTCTTCAAGGTTTCTAATTATGGTAGATAGAGTATTGTAGTGTGGTTTGTCTGTTTCTATTTCTGCCAATACATCTTTTACAAAGGCTTTGTCTAGCTTCCATAATATGTGCATTATTTCTTCTTCTTTGTTAGTGAGTTTTTGCATTTCAGAAGTTTTATTTTTTATTGATGAAATCAAATATAACTATTTTTGTAGTTAAATAACTATAAAAATAGTTATTTAACGAAAAATTTAGTTTTGTTAGCTTTCAAAATGAAGTATTATCTTCGCAGTCAATTAAAAAAAGGATTTAATAATTGGTTTGTAGATGAGTGTATTTTATGTAGTGGCTGGGTTAGCGTTATTAGTTATAGGAGGTGATTTTTTAGTAAGAGCATCAGTTGGATTATCCTTTAAACTAAAGATTTCTAAACTGGTTATTGGGATGACAGTGGTGTCTTTTGCGACTTCTGCACCAGAACTTTTGGTAAGCTTACAAGCTGCTTTAGAGGGTGTTACAGATATTGCACTTGGTAATGTAATAGGCTCTAATGTTGCTAATATAGGTTTAGTTTTGGGTATTACAGCAATTATCTCTCCTTTAGCTGTAGATCGCGATTTCTACAGGCTCAATTGGCCAATGATGATGTTGGTGTCGTTTGCATTGTATTATTTTTTGAAGAATGATGAATTGCTTTCGGCTTTAGAAGGTGGGATTCTTTTCGCTGCTTTGATAGTGTTTTTGGTTATACTCATAAGAAGTTCAAGAAAATCTATTAAGGCCAACTTAGACGAAGTAGATGATGCGTTAGCTGAGGTGTCTAACTTTAAGATTGTAGCTTGGTTGCTTATTGGTGCTGCAGGATTGTATTTTGGCTCAGAGTGGTTGGTTAAGGGAGCAAAGCAGTTAGCTTCAGCGGTTGGTGTTAGCGATTATGCTATTTCGGTAACAGTAATTGCAATAGGTACTAGTGTACCAGAGTTGGCGGCTTCTGTAATTGCAGCTCTAAAACGAGAAAAAGCCATTTCTTTAGGAAATTTGATAGGTTCAAACATATTTAATATTGCTTCGGTTTTAGGGTTAACAGCCATTATAAAACCAATTGCAGTAAATCCAAAAACACCAGAGATTCTGTCGACTAATATATTTTGGATGATAGGTTTTGCGGCTATTTTGGTGCCTTTAATTCTTGTTCCAAAACGTTTTGAAATAGATCGTTTAAAAGGGATATTGTTGTTTGGTGCTTACATGATATTTATCTTTTTGGCACTTAAGTAGTGAGCATAAAAAAAGCTCATAACTTAATATGAGCTTTCTGTTTATTTTAGTTATGCTAACTATACATCAGCACTTTTTACAGTTTTTACAATTCTACCTGCAACTTTATAAGGGTCTGCGTTAGAAGCCGGACGACGATCTTCTAACCATCCTTTCCAACCTTTTTCAACAGTAATAATTGGAATACGAATTGAAGCTCCTCTATCAGAAATACCATAGCTAAACTGATCGATAGATTGTGTTTCGTGCTCACCAGTTAAACGTTGGTCGTTAAACTCACCGTAAACTTCAATATGTTCTTTAACAACTGGTCTAAATGCTTCACAGATTTTCTCATAAGTAGCCTTATCTCCACAAGTTCTTAATGTGGTATTAGAGAAGTTAGCATGCATTCCAGAACCATTCCAATCCATGTCTTTACCTAATGGTTTTGGGTGGTACTCAATATAGTAACCATATTTTTCAGTCAATCTGTCTAATAAATAACGCGCTACCCAAATTTCGTCACCAGCCTTTTTTGCACCTTTAGCAAACAATTGAAATTCCCATTGCCCAGAAGCTACTTCTTGGTTAATACCTTCAAAATTTAATCCAGCAGCAATACAAAGGTCAGCGTGCTCTTCAACTAAATCTCTACCGTGAGTGTTTCTTCCTCCAACAGAACAGTAATATAAACCTTGTGGAGCAGGATATCCACCAACAGGAAAACCTAGAGGTAGTTGTGTTTTCTTGTCCATAATAAAGTATTCTTGCTCAAAACCAAACCAGAAATCATTATCATCATCATCTATAGTAGCTCTTCCGTTAGACACATGAGGAGTTCCGTCAGCATTTAATACTTCTGTCATTACTAGGTACCCATTTTTTCTTGTAGGATCTGGATAAATAGCAACTGGCTTTAATAAACAATCTGAAGCACCACCTTCTGCTTGTCTGGTAGAACTACCATCAAAAGACCAAATAGGACAGTCTTCTAATTTTCCACTAAAGTCGTCTTCAACTTTAGTTTTACTTCTCATGTTTTGAGTAGGCTTATAACCATCTAGCCATATGTACTCTAATTTAGATTTACTCATCAGTTTAAGATTTATAATTTGACGGTGCAAATATTGTTATTTTTTTCAATGCTATCAAAAAAAATAGGGTGTTTTAGGTAAAATGTTATTAATAGTTGTTAATAAGCCCTAATTTTTTAGGGGTATGTGTTAGTGATTTTGATAATTTCGTATTTTTGAGCCAAAATTTTACTAATATGTCAACATTGAGATTTTTCGCTGTAAAAGAATCATTAAAAAGAAAACCTTTAAAAATAAAAGAGCCGAAACGACGCTCAGAAGTATTTGGTGCTAATGTATTTAATGAAAATGCAATGCGTCAGTATTTAACCAAAGAAGCTCTGTCTAGTATTATGGAAGCTATAACTAAGGGTACTAAAATAGACCGTGTTTTAGCAGACCATATTTCTACAGCAATGAAAGAATGGGCTATTTCTAAAGGAGCTACACACTATACACATTGGTTTCAGCCATTAACTGGAGCAACCGCAGAAAAGCATGATGCTTTTTTTGAAACGATTGGAGATGGTATTGCTATCGAAAAGTTTGGTGGTAGCCAGTTGGTGCAACAAGAGCCAGATGCATCTAGTTTTCCAAATGGAGGTATAAGAAATACCTTTGAAGCCAGAGGTTACACAGCATGGGACCCAACATCACCAGCTTTTGTTTATGGTACAACATTGTGTATTCCGACCGTTTTTGTCTCTTATACAGGAGAAGCGTTAGACTATAAGACTCCTTTACTTAGAGCTCTTCATGCAGTTGATAAAGCTGCTGTAGCAGTTTGTAAATATTTTGATAAAAATGTGAAGAAAGTAAGTGCTTCTTTAGGATGGGAGCAAGAATACTTTTTAATTGATAATGCTTTGGCAACATCTAGACCAGATATTGTTTTAACTGGAAGAACTCTATTAGGACATTCGCCTGCAAAAGGACAACAGCTAGACGATCATTACTTCGGAACCATTCCGTCTAGAGCTATGGCTTACATGAGAGATTTAGAAAATGAATGTATGTTGTTGGGTATTCCTGTTAAAACAAGACACAACGAAGTAGCTCCAAACCAATTTGAGCTGGCACCAATTTTTGAAGAGGCTAATCTCGCAGTAGATCATAATTCGTTATTAATGGATGTAATGCAAAAGGTTGCTAAACGTCATAATTTTAGCGTTTTAATGCACGAAAAACCATTTGCAGGTGTTAACGGTTCAGGTAAACATAATAATTGGAGTTTAAGTACAGATACTGGAATAAACCTTTTGTCTCCTGGTAAAACACCAATGAGCAATTTACAATTTTTAACCTTTTTTATTAATACCATAAAAGCAGTACAAACTCACGAAGAATTATTAAGAGCTGCCATTGCATCAGCTAGTAACGATCATCGTTTAGGTGCTAACGAAGCACCTCCTGCAATAATTTCAGTATTTATTGGTGCGCAGTTAACTAAGGTTTTAGAAGAATTAGAAAGTGTAACAAAAGGAAAATTATCACCTCAAGAAAAAACAGATTTAAAGCTAAACGTTGTTGGTAAAATCCCAGAAATACTATTGGATAATACAGATAGAAACCGAACCTCACCTTTTGCTTTTACAGGAAATAAGTTTGAGTTTAGAGCTGTCGGTTCTAAGGCAAATTGTGCAAATCCTATGACGGTTTTAAATACTATTGTTGCCAAGCAATTAATGGATTTTAAAGAAGAAGTTGATGTGTTGATTGATAAAAAATCAATGAAGAAAGATGATGCCATTTTTAATGTATTAAGAGAGTATATTAAAACATCAAAAGCCATCCTTTTTGAAGGGAATGGTTATAGTGAAGCATGGGAGAAAGAAGCAAAAAAACGTGGTTTAAGTAACAATAAAACAACTCCTGATGCACTTAAGGTTAAAGTGGCGAAATCCTCAATAGAGCTCTTTGAAAACCTAGGTGTTATGAATGAAGTGGAAGCTAAAGCTCGCTATGAAATAGAAATGGAAGAGTACATTCTTCATATTCAGATAGAGAGTAGGGTTATGGGTGATATTGCTCGTAATCATGTAGTACCTACAGCTGTAAGATATCAAAATG from Winogradskyella sp. MH6 includes these protein-coding regions:
- a CDS encoding M56 family metallopeptidase, whose protein sequence is MEYLLKASSVICIFYICFQLLLKRETFFNHNRWFLFIGLILALVFPLVIIPIYVSVDTIVSPDIVFQVNDIAPNTTTDASTESTFQWTSLLPIIYIIGLSVLFLQFIFQFGSLIWLLLKNPKNKEGTYTYVIVNHKISPFSFFKWIVFNPKNYTKDELELILMHEKVHVNQMHSLDIIFSQLACVIFWFNPLIWLYKKEIRQNLEYIADNETQATSQNEKAYQHLLLKTSVKNANISLSNNFYNSQIKKRIIMLHKSKSNHKKQWRYLLVLPLLAGLLMSTNTEKVYVDNTTTIQNSKETIEFLVTRNTTDTELKTMSKAIEDKGGSLEFSQIKRNSNNELIDVFVKFYNHSYGGGNAETPIEDFIIYKEFFDDYAGYVGRPHGATFHFDVDKKQNESDYKALQKRAISKMKSLGMQNEKLHSEKIHKTEENNSKKTEASKKIIEFIITKNTTDSELDNIKEKFKNVGITIKFKGVKRTKNGEIRAIKIEAKSKNSNTNYQISSDDEAIEPIKIVFDQETNNISIGNGKTKHKTHSYIIETENGGKHKIHKTGKGNNVFVISKEKTNTKSGDTLYMVIDEGSNGKTIKKSKTFEVISEGDKNVEVIIEDDGNSEDEIIIVNGKKIKTDSNDDVEVIVEEKNNKNVWVTKTDNKDESYIIEINDDKNNVFFSDDNGENPLFIIDGKEVTKEKIRDLNPKQIESVTVLKDKSATEKYGDKGKNGVIVIKTKKN
- a CDS encoding BlaI/MecI/CopY family transcriptional regulator → MQKLTNKEEEIMHILWKLDKAFVKDVLAEIETDKPHYNTLSTIIRNLEEKGYVSYNAYGKTHQYYPIVSKEDYKKRFMNTAIENYFNSSYKNVVSFFAKEEKISVEELKEIIEIIEKKK
- a CDS encoding calcium/sodium antiporter, translated to MSVFYVVAGLALLVIGGDFLVRASVGLSFKLKISKLVIGMTVVSFATSAPELLVSLQAALEGVTDIALGNVIGSNVANIGLVLGITAIISPLAVDRDFYRLNWPMMMLVSFALYYFLKNDELLSALEGGILFAALIVFLVILIRSSRKSIKANLDEVDDALAEVSNFKIVAWLLIGAAGLYFGSEWLVKGAKQLASAVGVSDYAISVTVIAIGTSVPELAASVIAALKREKAISLGNLIGSNIFNIASVLGLTAIIKPIAVNPKTPEILSTNIFWMIGFAAILVPLILVPKRFEIDRLKGILLFGAYMIFIFLALK
- a CDS encoding glutamine synthetase beta-grasp domain-containing protein — its product is MSKSKLEYIWLDGYKPTQNMRSKTKVEDDFSGKLEDCPIWSFDGSSTRQAEGGASDCLLKPVAIYPDPTRKNGYLVMTEVLNADGTPHVSNGRATIDDDDNDFWFGFEQEYFIMDKKTQLPLGFPVGGYPAPQGLYYCSVGGRNTHGRDLVEEHADLCIAAGLNFEGINQEVASGQWEFQLFAKGAKKAGDEIWVARYLLDRLTEKYGYYIEYHPKPLGKDMDWNGSGMHANFSNTTLRTCGDKATYEKICEAFRPVVKEHIEVYGEFNDQRLTGEHETQSIDQFSYGISDRGASIRIPIITVEKGWKGWLEDRRPASNADPYKVAGRIVKTVKSADV
- a CDS encoding glutamine synthetase III family protein, producing the protein MSTLRFFAVKESLKRKPLKIKEPKRRSEVFGANVFNENAMRQYLTKEALSSIMEAITKGTKIDRVLADHISTAMKEWAISKGATHYTHWFQPLTGATAEKHDAFFETIGDGIAIEKFGGSQLVQQEPDASSFPNGGIRNTFEARGYTAWDPTSPAFVYGTTLCIPTVFVSYTGEALDYKTPLLRALHAVDKAAVAVCKYFDKNVKKVSASLGWEQEYFLIDNALATSRPDIVLTGRTLLGHSPAKGQQLDDHYFGTIPSRAMAYMRDLENECMLLGIPVKTRHNEVAPNQFELAPIFEEANLAVDHNSLLMDVMQKVAKRHNFSVLMHEKPFAGVNGSGKHNNWSLSTDTGINLLSPGKTPMSNLQFLTFFINTIKAVQTHEELLRAAIASASNDHRLGANEAPPAIISVFIGAQLTKVLEELESVTKGKLSPQEKTDLKLNVVGKIPEILLDNTDRNRTSPFAFTGNKFEFRAVGSKANCANPMTVLNTIVAKQLMDFKEEVDVLIDKKSMKKDDAIFNVLREYIKTSKAILFEGNGYSEAWEKEAKKRGLSNNKTTPDALKVKVAKSSIELFENLGVMNEVEAKARYEIEMEEYILHIQIESRVMGDIARNHVVPTAVRYQNVLIENVKGLKAIYGEHFKDLAKEQLNIIEQISKHIEAINSLVTKMVEERKSLNSQSNIEKKAKGYCNKVKPLFDDIRYHCDKLELMIDDELWPLTKYRELLFTK